CCCTGGGCTGTTAAATATTGATTTCTGAATATTCAATTCCTTTGTTCAATTCAGTAACTGCTTAAGTTTACGCCACATAAGAATCTGGTTcaattcaatagtttttttttttctctcctactTGCTGCTTCAGGTGGATCAGTGGATGATGAAATTACCAGAGTGGAATCCTTGCAATATAACTTAGAAATCATTCACCTTGCAACAGATAATTTTTCTGAAGTTAATAAGCTTGGACAGGGTGGATTTGGTTCTGTGTACAAGGTACAGAATATCAAAATGTTATATATCAATTAGCATCCATCAAAAATGAGTTGActgtgttaatatatatatatatatatatatatatatatatatatatatatatatgctagagatattgatgtttttactatatttattttgCTAACTAATGAGAATCGAGTTCTTGGAAGGTTAGTTTCAAGCATTCCTACATGGTTGTGGTCATAACTCCTAACACCCTTGTTGCTTTCAGGGTACCCTTCCCAACGGACAATATATAGCCGTGAAGAGACTATCTAGGGATTCCACGCAAGGAGAACAAGAATTCAAGAATGAAGTCCTGCTGGTGGCCAAACTTCAGCACAAGAATTTGGTTAGGCTCCTAGGCTTTTGCTTTGAGCAAGAGGAAAGGCTTCTTATCTACGAGTTTATGCCTAACTCAAGCCTCAACAACTTCATTTTCGGTACGGCCATGCCTCCTCTTCCAAAACATTTCGATGGAGATTACTgtctaaaaatagaaaaaagagaaagaactaATTCCTGCAAACAAAGCATAAACCAGCAGTTCCTTTATTAAAGCATAGTACTTTTTGATTCATCTAACTGCCATAGTTTACTGAATTTTTAGATCAAACCAAGCGTTCACAATTGGACTGGGAACGACGTTACAAGATCATAGAAGGCATTTCTCGAGGACTTCTTTACCTTCATGAAGATTCTCGTCTCCGGATCATTCACCGTGACCTGAAACCTAGTAACATTTTGTTAGATGCAGAAATGAATGCTAAGATATCAGACTTTGGCATGGCAAGGCTGTTTGCAGGGGATCAAACCCAAGAAAGTACAAGCAGAGTTGTTGGAACCTTGTAAGTGTTTATCAGAAATCAGGGAATACCAAAGTTCCTttggttaattttctttctatttgacTTGAACTAAAAGAATgcaataacaaattattatttgcaGTGGATACATGCCTCCAGAGTATGTAATGCGCGGACACTTCTCTGTCAAATCGGATATCTTTAGCTTTGGTGTgcttgttttggaaattgtAAGTGGTAGAAAAAGAACTTTTATCAATGAGGGGGAGGTGGAAGACCTTCTGACATATGTGAGTATGATACTGTCTGACTTGCATTTTTCTTGATCCAGATTGCCAGGAAAGACATCGAGCTAAGCACTTTCCTTCTAACACTCTGCTgttcttttcttaaaattttgcaGACGTGGGAAAATTGGAATAGCGGACCAAATTTAGATAAGCTGATAGATGCGACATTAAGGGCTGGCTCAAGAAATGAAATGTTGAGATGTATCCACGTTGGTTTACTATGTGTGCAGGAAAATGCACTTGATAGACCAAACATGGCTTCAGTTGTTATCATGCTAAGTTCTTACTCCGTCACTCTTCCAGTACCTCAGAAGCCTGCATTTTTTGCTCGCGGTACGGTACTGCCTGGGACATCATCAACTTGGACCGAGTCTGATCAATCCCGGAGTGCATCTGTCCCATTTTCAATCAATGAGGCTTCAATCTCTGAGCTCTACCCTCGGTAGAGTTTGCGGATGGAGGGTCCACCGTTAAGCATGCTATAATTTGTTCTGTATCTCAGGACTATTCTCTTGCATTGCAATGCTTGAAGTGTTtgccttttcctttattttatttttattttttttggattgccGGAATAAAagcattttataatattataatggGGTGATGGAAAGTTAggtagcggttattttttaaaatatttttttgataaaaaatgcatcaaaataatattttttattatttttaaaaatttatttttgatatcagcacattaaaacaatccaaatatataaaaaatatactttaaaaaaattaaataaattttaaccaatCTCTATTTGAACCGGACTTTCAAAcaaggtttaatatttttttatcaaatttttactCATTGTTAGTTAGATAAATTTAGAATCTATGTAAGATTCCAGGCTTTTATTTATAGTCCTATTTTCTTTGAACCTATTAAGTTGGATTATTGGGTCTAAGAcaattcttataaaattaatttaggtaATGAGTTAAGGAAGAAGAATTCCAAATTCACTCcgtaaatcaagtttaataaaaatactaaataataaaaatatttttttaatattttaaaaaaaatctaatttaacttGTATCATagcacgaaaaaaaaaactaattagaatccaaataaaattatggGGTTTTCAAACTCAACTTTATATTAATCCATGTATTTTAATAGCagatatgataaaatattatttcagatATACCATTTAAAGCTTAAAATGTAAATCACACGTATATAAAGAAGAGGGCTATCTTTTAAGTGgcagcaaaagaaaacaaaagacagATAGAAAGTTTAGGACCGGCTATCACCCGAGAGAGAAGCTCTCTGGATTATGGGTTAGAAGCTCTATGCTGAGTGATTCACGGAACTTCGGGCATAGAAGTTCGGAGTTCAACTTTTGGGGTATGGGGCTAGTGCTAGCTGGGCGAGACGAACTCTTTAGGAGGACCATTTTTACTGAGATGAGACAAGGAACACCCCATGGACTCGTAAAacatttagattgttttttttaaatgaacctATATCAATTTATGATAACATATGTTAAAAGGAATTGAATTTTCAATATAGCAATTAACAATGAAAACCCAAgccctttttaattttggtcctcaaaatTTTGTatgactttttgtttttaatttcaaacttagtttttttttttaattttatcattcattagATTTACTAGGTAtgagacttcataatttattttgatttattttttataaagttatcttaaTCTTATGACTCGGGTTACAAATTTTACAGGTTATAGCAAAAATACTAGAATGACtactttatttataatttaatatatttgctaGTGCTGCaattatagcaaaaaaacattaacaaatatTTGACCCAGAATACCTAAAAAACTCCCTAGAAACTTTAACAAACCATTTATAATCTTAAATAACCCTAAAATTAGTCcgaaaacccaaaattaacccaaatttaaaaacttCTTAAGGTTATATGATATTTGTTAAAATCTATCATCTTAGACGATGAGAATGGAAAATAATACCCTTAGTGGAACTccttttattgaataatatctGTTGCTGCGAAGATCGAACTTTTCAtgatcaaaatcaatttcaatcgagattttttctctcttcaacaAGAATCTgactcccctcccctcccctcccctcccctctctcaaatataaaactgaaaattttaaaaaataaataaaggtttggactaaaattgaatattagaaaaataaatagactaaaattctaaaaattagaaAGTAAGAGTAATGTGAACTTTCtgcattaattttgaaaatgccaccctttttttttcttttccctttactcttatttcttttaattttatcatttgttaataaatttatttaaattggtaATCAATTTGATCCTAGaaggataaaatattttttttttaaaaaaaaaaaatagtgtgttGTGCTATGGTAAAAACACcattctttttacctttttctataataattacTCCCAGGTCTCGCTTTTCATTTTGCATTGTTGTCTTCGTTGctgttattgtttaaaaaacacgtaattgatttttatattgttttatggatttattcgtattgttaattgaaattgaatatttCGGTAGCTATTTATGAAAtgtgttgattttgtttttacagtTTTAGGAGATGGAATGCTTCGACGTGAGGggaatttttttgtcttttgggCATGAGAAAATAAGGGAATAGAGTTGGgcatgagaaaataaatatatggaaTCGGGTTAGATTGATGGGCTTGCacccttttatttgttttctctactctcttttttcctttttttttttttcatttttctgaatttttcatttttgttttaatttgtaccttcttctttctttttcctctgttgatttttattttctctcattctatcttttattctttaataacagcagcataaaaataaaatattactcaCTTCGAtaaatctctttatttattttaaatactaCTCCACACTACTAGGTTATTTCTATCAATTTGGTCTTGTTTGACTTTTCactccaataaaaaaagcatatataattaaaaatctctcaggttatttattttaaagatatttttgaaataatatgcttattttattttagaatgaaatatttatcaaaCTGATAGAAATAACCTAGTGGTGTGGAGTTTAataattgctaaaaaaattgagatgggAATATGGGATTGAATCTTAATGcatgtttcagtttttttctttaggaTTAAATATAATGCTTAATAGTATAATTGCatatccttattttattttagaatgaaaTATAACGCTTAATAGTAGAATTGTTATAATGGACGATTACATTtagcatgatttaaaaaaaaatgataaatacgaatgcaacaataatttaccttcttcttttaatttattttgtaattgtaattaacTACATGGTTTTGTTACTCCAAGTCTCCAACACAACAACAAAAGTAGATTGAGTCTTGTAGGTCCAACTTTTATGAGAAATAGACAAAcaattctctctttcttcaTAAATATTCGACTAGACAAgtcttaagaataaaaaaacaagaagctcCCTGCGACTGAGTCAATTGCCACAAGTCTttgcagttttttttcaaaatctgatTTTCCTTGGAAAAATCACAGAGAACGTGAGGCTGTGCAAAGGCAATGTCACCTCCTTGTCCTCAGTGTTTCACAATCAAAACAACTGTATCACAGTTGTTCAGAAAGTTACGTGCGTGGAAATCAAACCTCAAGGACCAGTATCAAATGGCCGGATTTAATggcaaaaagaaagagaaagaaaaatctttaaTGGCCGGATTTGTTCATGGACCAAATTGGTCCCATAAGACAGCAGGCTTGAAGGATATCAGAAAGGCTTGGATATGAGTCATGCAGCCTGGACCGTCTCAATCAGACCCCATCTCAACATGGGCCAGGGGCGGGATCATGAATTTATACCATGGGTCAAtaccaataaattataaagcagTCCCCTTTTGCttacaaaatgaattaaatagcctctctattttgaaatataattaattagtcccttttattcatttcatgttatttttcaatttttttatgttgagaaatagaaaattgaaaaaaataagtcaataatatagaaataaagatattgtttgaaacaaaataacacttaaattaaatataatgaaCACTGTTCAaaagactaattaattagtttttaaaactaaagaTACTATTTAATCCATTTTGCAAAATTAGaatgactgattttttttatttataatttaatatatttcctgGTGCTGCAATTATTGCCCTTTATGACCCTACAAAAGACTAATTAATCTATTTTGGACTAattcttatttagttttataCTGGATAGATGTTTTGCACCATGCCACGGGTCGGCTTAAATTTTGTCTaacataaaaatagatatttaggTGATgataacccgagtcaacctagATTAACTTGACCACCATGTGATCCGGgatatgaaattaatataacCCTGcagaaaaaaagtgaaaaatatcacaaaacTCAAGGTCAAATAatctaatatcaaatgataaaattaaaaaaaaatcaatttcaaaaaacaaaacactgaaaaaaaactcgagttaacccgagttaactcaaCTAATCCGCGACCAATAATATGagatcatataaaaaaattaaatattaaaaaaaggacatgGGGAAAAAGACTGAAgtttaatcaattaaacaaatgttgaaaaaaaacatgggttaacccgggttaagtTGACTAACTCGCGACCTAGGGTAActccacaaaaagaaaaaagggaaaaataacaaaaactcaagagcaaataatataatatcaaatgataaaattaaaaaaaaaatcaattttaaaaaagaaacgttaaaaaaaagcccaagcttttttatttattttttatgtggtgGAAGGTTGATTTCAACCACTGTCGTTAGCCGCATGTATCGCCCAAAGCCGACTTTCCATAACTGTTCACTTtctaattgcactgttaattattcTTCTTTACGAATaaaatcactgacggattgaaaaatcgtcggtattatttggcggttttctgaaaaaattcaattaatttaaaattttcatttaaatattatagacgaaatcaccgacggattgaaaaatcatcggtgattgttggcggtttctgaaaactttttatgaaattaaaaatttaaattaaatattacagacggaattaccaacaaaataattaaaaaaatattaatatttaattatccgttgGTAAAACCGTCGCTAACGCGTCCCAATAAAAAACCTGAATCctcttatttcacaagagacagactcatttcttcttcttcttcttctactacttcttcttcttcttcttcttcttcttcttcttcttcttcttccctatgtgtaaaaaacatcaatatctatttctttctcttctcttctctcctcatcttcttctcttctcctccatgctcgggtatgtcttcttcttctttcttcttttatcctcttatttgctcgggtatgtcttcttctttcttcttttatcctctgatttttttttaattaatatgctttactgttttttttctctccttagcttcacttgcaactacattaaggtaacatttttcttttttcttcttttttcatgatttttttcactatatttgttattttattttatttttaattgtttttgttcttagtaattgtatgaatgttgttgtgagattttatttttttcatatgagatcagtttttagttgatttattttataggatttttaaatttttagcaatcgcaacttcatttttttcatatgaatttttttagttgaatttattgtttcgttttatttatttgttgcaaatttgtttgagttgatttttttcttctcttttccaagcattttgagtatatattatagagttttgatttatgttaatttaattatgttataattttaaaaaatggatttttttaaatgtttttaaataattatcgacggaattaccgatggtaTTTTTCGAGGGATATACTGACGGAATGAagtgggtaatttttttttacgcgTCTGTTctgtcagtaaatccatcggtaataatatttgttattaccaacgaatttaccgacgaacaaaaaattaccgatgaaagattcaccgacagagtgtttctgtcggtgatttcgttgataaattaattactaataaaatatgtatcttataccaacaaaaaaattatgtcgataaaactgttaaatgttgcGATGAAAATTCTATTCAGACatcatcaaaaaagaaaaataactttccaACGTAGAAAAACACACAAAGAAGAACTAACGGTACATGGTCTGCGCAAGTAATGATCATTATACATACCTTAATCCCAAGGCAAAGCAACATAAAATCCAAATTAGAAATTTCAGCATGGTGGGTGATTCGCTTCCTGAGAATTATTTTCGAATGACTTGTAAAAGTATTAAGGAAGGAAAATCTTTTCTCAACCACCAAGCAAGAATGCTTTATGTCGAACATTCAAATATATCCAGAAgatggaaatatatatatatataaagaaaaatagaaaaaatattatgttcctATAACGTTGCACATACATGGTACAACACTTTTTCCAAGCACTTATGTTCTTATTTTTGTACCTTTCTATACAGACCCAGTAAAAGTACCATTTATACTGTATTTGCTAACTTCACatatagaaaattattattttaaaaaataatgttccaaatatgtaaaaataaaaatgatatttgaaaaacaatgaatatATCCTCCTACAGGAGATAGCATTGGGAAATATTTTACAACAGCGAAAGCTTGACGAGCAATGTTGCATGGAAGTAACCACATAGCTATTAAATTTGGATTGGTCTGGTAAGTTGGCTCGTGATCTAGAGATTCAATAAAACCTAGTTgagacttgttttttttctagtcaaagatttttttttagttggttattatttcttttcaaagtttactatataaatacttaaaaaatattttattttttcaatgtggataTTTTAAagccttttaatatatatactctatgttcataaaaaaaattattttttcaatgtgggatttgaagttctttaatatatatactctatgttcacaagaaaaaaattgtgttttttcaatgtgagataaaaaatatttttgaattaaatacttcaacttaaaaggataatatactaatatagtatcttttcaatgtgggatgaAAAATCTttagaaataatcttttaaacttcattatttataacatgtatagcctatattcacatggattatttcataattttttcatataaaatattaaaatttcaaatatttttttaaatttttccgggttgattCGAGTTGACCTAGGTCAACCCATGTAACCCAGGTCCTGACttcttggccgggtcaaccctgGATCGGTTCTAATAACTATGGGTAAAAGGTCTATGGATCCCAAAATAAGCTACATTGATGAAAGATGttgaatttattaagaattcTTATCAATCTATAGACTTATTAATTTTgactttaatgttaaaaatataaatacaaaattatctgtttagataatatatatatatatatatatatatatatagagagagagagagagagagagagagagagagagagagtattaatacatatttgttataaaaaaaaaaagtcatagaGAGGATAATTGTATCTTGAAGAATATAGAGAGCTATTCTCTTCCGAAGactctattaaaattaaataggaaatatatttttaggtttctttGTTTGTAATAAAAATGTATAAGATGTTGGCGTCTGGTATCCCTTCCATAGGTGTCCCTTTTGCGTTTATCCCCTACGGTTCATGTGAGAAGGGTACAGGTATACTAGACAACGTCTAGTTATTGTCGTGAGATATAAGCGATGAAAATAGTGAATACGTAaacatatttgatttaaaagataaaaagataaaaataaatttgtttttaaaatagatttaaagttaatttttataattttaaaacagaaaatagAGAATATGTGTCTagagatattatttattatttttatttctaaaatatccttgtaaaaaactccaaatttcaaaatatccaactaaaacatgtaaaattaaaaatgattattatcatagttttaccAACTTGGAGGTCGATCCGGGACAAAACCTAGATCATTAGTCGAGGCATGGGTCACAAGTCAGGTTGACCCGAttcaatgtaagaataaaaatggttatgataatagttttaaaacgCTATTTGGTGGTCGATCTCGAACAAGGCTCGGTTCACGAGTGGAATTAACCATCGAGCCAGgtcaacataataataaaaataattattattatagttttaaaatttaattcaagaattgaCTTAGGATAAGGCCCAAGTCATATGTTAGGAGGATCAACCCGTGTTGACTCaggttaatataaaataaaaatggttattatcatagttgtAAAACCTTGATTAG
The DNA window shown above is from Populus trichocarpa isolate Nisqually-1 chromosome 4, P.trichocarpa_v4.1, whole genome shotgun sequence and carries:
- the LOC127905161 gene encoding cysteine-rich receptor-like protein kinase 44; its protein translation is MAFLQMLFLLCPIFMHFIVPNTAQPEINFHLCVGENGNYTADSTYQANLNYLLNSVYSNTEIDYGFYNFSYGESSDKVYAIGLCRGDVKPDACRDCLNYSSLALTSLCPTQKEAIIGLDNCILRYASRYIFGLNEVAPYFFVHSLTNVSDEKGFNRSLNSLLDSLQDEAAAGDSRRKYATRKISAPNFQTIYALSQCTPDLSQTECSSCLRNASARVGQCCQERQGGRVIYPSCNFRYEINRFYEIPIGEDPSPPPSKGKNNTVIVIIILSVVISFMVILIISFYTFSGKRKSREKVKSGSVDDEITRVESLQYNLEIIHLATDNFSEVNKLGQGGFGSVYKGTLPNGQYIAVKRLSRDSTQGEQEFKNEVLLVAKLQHKNLVRLLGFCFEQEERLLIYEFMPNSSLNNFIFDQTKRSQLDWERRYKIIEGISRGLLYLHEDSRLRIIHRDLKPSNILLDAEMNAKISDFGMARLFAGDQTQESTSRVVGTFGYMPPEYVMRGHFSVKSDIFSFGVLVLEIVSGRKRTFINEGEVEDLLTYTWENWNSGPNLDKLIDATLRAGSRNEMLRCIHVGLLCVQENALDRPNMASVVIMLSSYSVTLPVPQKPAFFARGTVLPGTSSTWTESDQSRSASVPFSINEASISELYPR